In Fusobacterium hwasookii, a single window of DNA contains:
- a CDS encoding gamma-glutamyl-gamma-aminobutyrate hydrolase family protein, which translates to MSKKPIIGISSSVIVDESGSFAGYKRAYVNKDYVDAVVRAGGVPLIIPFTTDKEVIVSQAQLIDGLILSGGHDVSPYNYGQEPNPKLGETFPERDTYDMTLLEESKKRNIPIMGICRGFQLINVAAGGTLYQDLSLIPGNVLKHFQGSKPTLKTHMIKIEENSVIASIFGKETMVNSFHHQALDKVADEFKVVARASDGVVEAIEHKTYKFLVAVQWHPEMLAVECEKARELFVRFIEEAKK; encoded by the coding sequence ATGTCAAAGAAACCAATAATTGGAATATCATCAAGTGTAATTGTTGATGAATCAGGTAGTTTTGCTGGATACAAAAGAGCCTATGTAAATAAAGATTATGTAGATGCTGTTGTAAGAGCTGGAGGAGTCCCTCTTATAATACCATTTACTACAGATAAAGAAGTCATTGTTAGTCAAGCTCAATTAATAGATGGTTTGATATTATCAGGTGGGCATGATGTAAGTCCATATAATTATGGACAAGAACCTAATCCAAAATTAGGAGAAACTTTTCCTGAAAGAGATACTTATGATATGACATTACTAGAAGAAAGTAAAAAGAGAAATATACCTATCATGGGAATTTGTAGAGGTTTTCAACTAATAAATGTTGCTGCAGGAGGAACTCTATATCAAGATTTATCTTTAATACCTGGAAATGTTTTGAAACATTTCCAAGGAAGTAAACCAACATTAAAGACTCATATGATAAAAATAGAAGAAAATTCTGTTATTGCAAGTATTTTTGGAAAAGAAACAATGGTAAACTCATTTCATCATCAAGCATTAGATAAAGTTGCAGATGAATTTAAAGTTGTTGCAAGGGCTAGTGATGGCGTAGTTGAAGCTATTGAACATAAAACATATAAATTCTTAGTTGCTGTACAATGGCATCCTGAAATGTTAGCTGTTGAATGTGAAAAAGCTAGAGAGCTTTTTGTTAGATTTATAGAAGAAGCTAAAAAATAA
- a CDS encoding patatin-like phospholipase family protein, whose protein sequence is MKLGLVLEGGGMRALFTAGVLDALLDVKELDIDGIVGVSAGALFGANYVSGQKERAIRYNKKYARDKRYMGLHSWITTGNAVNKDFAFYELPFKLDVFDQEKFKESKIEFHVVMTNVENGQAEYVLIEDIFEQMEYLRATSALPFASKIIEINGKKYLDGGISDSIPIDYCQSLGYDKIILVLTRPENSYKEDKLNFLYKLVYRKYPNLVERLINMGKDYEVVLKKIKNLETESKVFVIRPPKVLKIGRLEKNEDKIQNVYDIGLNTGKKEIDNLLKYLNK, encoded by the coding sequence ATGAAATTAGGTTTAGTTTTAGAAGGTGGGGGAATGAGAGCTCTTTTCACAGCAGGAGTTCTTGATGCCTTACTTGATGTAAAAGAATTGGATATTGATGGAATTGTAGGTGTATCAGCAGGAGCATTATTTGGAGCTAACTATGTATCTGGGCAAAAAGAAAGAGCTATAAGATATAATAAAAAATATGCTAGAGATAAAAGATATATGGGACTTCATAGTTGGATAACAACAGGAAATGCAGTTAACAAAGATTTTGCATTTTATGAGCTTCCTTTTAAATTAGATGTCTTTGACCAAGAAAAATTTAAAGAATCAAAAATAGAGTTTCATGTTGTAATGACAAATGTAGAAAATGGTCAAGCTGAATATGTCTTGATTGAGGATATTTTTGAACAAATGGAGTATTTAAGAGCCACATCAGCTTTACCTTTTGCATCAAAAATAATAGAAATAAATGGAAAAAAATATTTAGATGGTGGTATTTCAGATAGTATCCCAATAGATTATTGTCAAAGTTTAGGTTATGATAAGATTATACTTGTTTTAACAAGACCTGAAAACAGTTATAAAGAAGATAAATTAAATTTCCTTTATAAATTAGTATATAGAAAATATCCAAACTTAGTTGAAAGACTAATCAATATGGGAAAAGATTATGAAGTAGTCTTAAAAAAAATAAAAAATTTAGAAACTGAAAGTAAAGTATTTGTTATAAGACCACCAAAAGTTTTAAAAATTGGTAGATTAGAAAAAAATGAAGATAAAATTCAAAATGTTTATGATATTGGATTGAACACAGGAAAAAAGGAAATAGATAATTTACTAAAATATCTGAACAAATAA
- a CDS encoding 2-hydroxyacid dehydrogenase yields the protein MEKTKIIFFDIKDYDREFFEKYGKNYNFEMSLFKSKLSLENVNLTKEYDVVCAFTNDDIGKETIDAMAENGVKLLAMRCAGFNNVSLKDIKERFKVVRVPAYSPHAIAEYTVGLILAVNRKINKAYVRTREGNFSINGLMGVDLYGKTAGIIGTGKIGQILIKILRGFDMKVIAYDLFPNQKIADELGFEYVSLDELYANSDIISLNCPLTKETQYMINRRSMLKMKDGVILVNTGRGMLIDSADLVEALKDKKVGAVALDVYEEEENYFFQDKSTQVIEDDILGRLLSFYNVLITSHQAYFTKEAVEAITVTTLNNIKDFVEGKPLVNEVPQN from the coding sequence ATGGAAAAAACTAAAATTATATTTTTTGATATAAAAGATTATGATAGAGAATTTTTTGAAAAATATGGTAAGAATTATAATTTTGAAATGAGTTTATTTAAAAGTAAGTTATCATTAGAAAATGTTAATTTAACTAAGGAATATGATGTTGTTTGTGCTTTTACAAATGATGATATAGGTAAAGAAACTATTGATGCAATGGCTGAAAATGGAGTAAAACTTTTAGCAATGAGATGTGCTGGATTTAATAATGTCTCTCTAAAAGATATTAAGGAGAGATTTAAAGTTGTTAGAGTACCTGCTTATTCTCCACATGCAATAGCTGAATACACAGTAGGTCTTATTTTAGCAGTTAACAGAAAAATTAATAAGGCCTATGTTCGTACAAGAGAAGGGAATTTCTCTATTAATGGTTTAATGGGGGTTGATTTATATGGAAAAACAGCAGGTATTATAGGGACTGGAAAAATAGGACAAATTTTAATAAAAATATTAAGAGGCTTTGATATGAAAGTTATTGCCTATGACCTATTCCCAAATCAAAAAATTGCTGATGAGCTTGGTTTTGAATATGTTAGTTTAGATGAACTATATGCTAACTCAGATATTATTTCTCTAAACTGTCCTCTTACTAAAGAAACACAATATATGATTAATAGAAGATCTATGTTAAAAATGAAAGATGGAGTAATTTTAGTGAATACTGGTAGAGGAATGTTAATTGACTCTGCTGATTTAGTTGAAGCATTAAAAGATAAAAAAGTAGGTGCTGTTGCCCTTGATGTGTATGAAGAAGAAGAAAATTATTTCTTTCAAGATAAATCTACACAAGTTATTGAAGATGATATTTTGGGAAGACTTTTATCATTCTATAATGTTCTTATTACATCACACCAAGCATATTTTACAAAAGAAGCTGTTGAAGCAATTACTGTTACTACTTTAAATAATATAAAAGATTTTGTTGAAGGTAAACCACTAGTAAATGAAGTCCCACAAAATTAA
- a CDS encoding FprA family A-type flavoprotein, producing the protein MYCCTKINNDIIWIGVNDRKTERFENYIPLDNGVTYNSYLILDEKICIIDGVEEGENGNFLGKIEAMIGTAPVDYIIVNHVEPDHSGSIKNMLKIYPEIKVVGNAKTIMMLKLLGVDLPDERVVVVKEKDVLDLGKHKLTFYLMPMVHWPESMATYDMTDKILFSNDAFGSFGALDGGVFDDEVNTDFFTDEMRRYYSNIVGKFGAPVNAILKKLSSLEISCICPSHGLIWRKYIKETIEKYQKWANMEPIKEGVVIVYGSMYGHTAEMAEVLGRELGNRGIKDVIIYDSSKTDHSYIFSTIWKYKGLMLGSCAHNNDVYPKMEPLLHKLENYGLKNRYLGIFGNMMWSGGGVKKIKEFADSLPGLEQVGEPIEIKGHVTPIERDRLIELANLMADKIIADRK; encoded by the coding sequence ATGTATTGTTGTACAAAAATAAATAATGACATTATTTGGATTGGCGTTAATGACAGGAAAACTGAAAGATTTGAAAATTATATTCCTTTGGATAATGGGGTAACATATAATTCATATTTAATATTAGATGAAAAAATATGTATAATTGATGGTGTTGAAGAAGGAGAAAATGGAAATTTTTTAGGTAAAATAGAAGCAATGATAGGCACTGCCCCTGTTGATTACATCATAGTAAACCATGTTGAGCCTGATCACTCTGGTTCAATAAAAAATATGTTAAAAATTTATCCAGAAATAAAAGTTGTTGGAAATGCAAAAACTATAATGATGTTAAAATTATTAGGTGTTGACTTACCAGATGAAAGAGTTGTAGTTGTAAAAGAAAAAGATGTTTTAGATTTAGGAAAACATAAATTAACTTTCTATTTAATGCCTATGGTACATTGGCCTGAATCTATGGCAACTTATGATATGACAGACAAAATTCTATTTTCAAATGATGCCTTTGGAAGTTTTGGTGCTTTAGATGGAGGAGTTTTTGATGATGAAGTTAATACAGACTTTTTCACTGATGAAATGAGAAGATATTATTCAAATATAGTTGGAAAGTTTGGAGCTCCTGTAAATGCTATTCTAAAAAAATTATCTTCACTTGAAATTTCATGTATCTGTCCTTCTCATGGATTAATTTGGAGAAAATACATAAAAGAAACTATAGAAAAATATCAAAAATGGGCTAATATGGAACCTATAAAAGAAGGTGTAGTAATAGTTTATGGAAGTATGTATGGACATACTGCTGAAATGGCAGAAGTTTTAGGAAGAGAACTAGGAAACAGAGGAATTAAAGATGTTATAATTTATGATTCTTCTAAAACAGACCACTCATATATATTTAGTACAATCTGGAAATATAAAGGGCTTATGTTAGGTTCATGTGCTCATAATAATGATGTCTATCCAAAAATGGAGCCTTTACTTCATAAATTAGAAAACTATGGCTTAAAAAATAGATATTTAGGAATATTTGGAAATATGATGTGGAGTGGTGGTGGAGTAAAGAAAATAAAAGAATTTGCTGACAGCCTACCAGGTTTAGAACAAGTTGGAGAGCCTATTGAAATAAAAGGACATGTTACTCCTATTGAAAGAGATAGATTAATAGAACTTGCTAATCTTATGGCAGACAAAATTATAGCTGATAGAAAATAA
- a CDS encoding flavodoxin: MNKISLVYYSATGNTEQMAKAIEEGIIEAGGAVDIYKANAMDKEAILSSDVIVMGSSATGAEVIDENDMLPFMEESGDKFKGKKVYIFGSYGWGGGEYADNWKAQLEGFGANIVAMPVLANENPSDDELAQLKEIGKKLVTI; this comes from the coding sequence ATGAACAAAATTAGTTTAGTGTATTATAGTGCAACTGGAAATACAGAACAAATGGCAAAAGCTATTGAAGAAGGAATTATTGAAGCAGGAGGAGCTGTAGATATCTATAAAGCAAATGCTATGGATAAAGAAGCTATCCTTTCAAGTGATGTTATAGTTATGGGTTCATCTGCAACAGGTGCAGAAGTAATAGATGAAAATGATATGTTACCTTTCATGGAAGAATCAGGAGATAAATTTAAAGGTAAAAAAGTATATATCTTTGGTTCTTATGGTTGGGGAGGTGGAGAATATGCTGACAACTGGAAAGCTCAATTAGAAGGTTTTGGAGCTAACATAGTTGCTATGCCTGTTCTTGCTAATGAAAACCCAAGTGATGATGAATTAGCTCAATTAAAAGAAATTGGTAAAAAATTAGTTACTATCTAA
- a CDS encoding toxin-antitoxin system YwqK family antitoxin — translation MKKFLIILTFLFYSIFTYSDSAISYSKSVNIDFDVRVMMGLTKIEEKDNPKYKKFLDYIDENLAKKGEVKYSHKLNMDKKVVEFFSERGELLLTENLPKEFLDIVDRSIRVAENKEEIKKTIKNIYEDPYTYVSISKYKENLILFTEENMVNRGKIKNTISVVLKRELTDNEKNELIYLKNNDNDEFFNKYRTYIDSETTKTYINDKLELFQEIKGLTETTILYKNEISKVVIEYSDNSRINSVVKSYRNDRLLNETFFKNKDIVLEKEYYANGKLAREIPLKDGLINGEVKDYYENGKIRSTATFVNGDIDGIVKEYNQAGKVIKETLYKNGKKVK, via the coding sequence ATGAAAAAATTTCTAATTATTTTAACATTTTTATTTTATTCTATTTTTACCTATTCAGATTCAGCTATTTCTTATTCAAAGTCTGTAAATATAGATTTTGATGTAAGAGTTATGATGGGCTTGACTAAGATAGAAGAAAAAGATAATCCAAAATATAAAAAATTTTTAGATTATATTGATGAAAATTTAGCTAAAAAAGGTGAAGTTAAATATTCACATAAATTAAATATGGATAAGAAAGTAGTAGAATTCTTTTCTGAAAGGGGAGAACTTTTACTTACAGAAAATCTTCCAAAGGAATTTTTAGATATTGTAGATAGATCTATAAGAGTTGCTGAAAACAAAGAAGAAATAAAAAAAACTATTAAAAATATTTATGAAGATCCATACACTTATGTGAGTATAAGTAAATATAAGGAAAATTTAATCTTATTTACAGAAGAAAATATGGTAAATAGAGGTAAAATAAAAAATACTATCTCAGTTGTTCTAAAAAGAGAATTAACAGATAATGAAAAAAATGAATTAATTTATTTAAAAAACAATGATAATGATGAATTTTTTAATAAATATAGAACTTATATAGACAGTGAAACCACAAAAACTTATATAAATGATAAATTAGAACTTTTTCAAGAAATTAAAGGCTTAACTGAAACAACTATTTTGTATAAAAATGAGATTTCAAAAGTTGTTATAGAGTACAGTGACAATAGTCGTATAAATTCAGTAGTTAAATCATATAGAAATGATAGATTACTGAACGAAACATTCTTTAAAAACAAAGATATAGTTTTAGAAAAAGAGTATTATGCCAATGGAAAATTAGCAAGAGAAATACCATTGAAAGATGGTTTAATTAATGGCGAAGTAAAAGATTATTATGAAAATGGAAAAATAAGATCAACTGCTACCTTTGTAAATGGTGATATTGATGGTATTGTAAAAGAATATAATCAAGCAGGAAAAGTTATTAAAGAAACCTTATATAAAAATGGAAAGAAAGTTAAGTAA
- a CDS encoding epoxyqueuosine reductase QueH produces MKVNYDLKMEEILKEISESGKKKRLLIHSCCGPCSSSVLEYLKEFFEIDIYFYNPNITYDYEYVARMEEQKEMLEKLGYDMNVIEGVYNPKEDFFEKIKGLENEKEGGQRCYSCYDIRIGETAKKAKEEAYDFFSTVLSISPMKNVNYINEIGEKYSKEYDIPFLFADFKKKNRYLRSVQISKELNMYRQEYCGCVFSKVEKEQRDREKALREKQEGEVKND; encoded by the coding sequence ATGAAAGTTAATTATGATTTAAAAATGGAAGAAATTTTAAAAGAAATTAGTGAGAGTGGGAAGAAAAAAAGATTGCTTATTCACTCTTGTTGTGGACCTTGTAGTTCATCTGTTTTAGAATATTTAAAGGAATTTTTTGAAATAGATATTTATTTCTATAATCCAAATATAACTTATGATTATGAGTATGTAGCTAGAATGGAAGAACAAAAAGAAATGCTTGAAAAATTGGGTTATGATATGAATGTTATAGAAGGTGTATATAATCCAAAGGAAGATTTTTTTGAAAAGATAAAAGGGCTTGAAAATGAGAAAGAAGGAGGACAGAGATGTTACTCTTGCTATGATATAAGAATAGGAGAAACAGCTAAAAAAGCTAAGGAAGAAGCTTATGATTTTTTTAGTACAGTTTTAAGTATAAGTCCAATGAAAAATGTAAACTATATAAATGAGATTGGAGAAAAATATTCCAAAGAATATGATATTCCATTTTTGTTTGCAGATTTTAAAAAGAAAAATAGATATTTAAGGTCAGTACAAATTTCAAAAGAATTAAATATGTATAGACAAGAATATTGTGGCTGTGTATTTTCAAAAGTAGAAAAAGAGCAAAGAGATAGAGAAAAAGCTTTAAGAGAAAAACAAGAGGGGGAAGTAAAAAATGACTAG
- a CDS encoding AAA family ATPase: MIIKRVQLENYRSHSNITVEFTKGVNLILGKNGRGKTSILEAISTVMFNTKDRSGKETGKSYIKFGEKSSKVDIDFIANDGREYNLKTEFFKTKPKKQTLKDMIGSEYDGDIQEKLEELCGIKKGFEETYENIVIAKQNEFINIFKDSGTTREKTFNKIFNTQIYKEMYDSFLKEAVDKYKEKVKDLDKEITFLKENMEDKEQITNFLKVEEIIKNTLNKDFSETTEIINKLSNEIKDYETTEIELNNLIKNIKDEENKIKKYLNILKENIVEAKQAKKSKIIVKENEKSYLEYLEIENRLKNLRENLDNLLEEQKLNIQYQNNIEKLELSNKNFKVDISSLEENISKNSEKKENLESEISNLKIKEENLDLKLKKYIILLDELEKLEDFKDKKLEDKLKKTTEIDILKKELVSKNDLFKTITIEIIEKKLSDFQELEKELKLLEEQKIIFETEIKTLKKSSKELSDKICPFLNEKCQNLEDKETEDYFSSKISIKTEDLGNLKKNIEEKIQILVEKEIFEDKKKQYFELEKSIKDLELSLKNEEINLKEIELDIKNLDMDIQKLIENQELQNSQMLREKKKELEVELRNLNLDEKRENLKNLLENLELEKEKILKNQNSIESNLKEIDDYSKKIKEDTNKNIESKKSEIKTFENKLDDLKNPYNEYLKNNVLAEDLENLLLKVNKNIKELYSLRADKNLLKEKVSDLEEKIKNIKIDELKEKYDTIKEELNEINKKLGSSQEKIENYKKILEKISSQEEKQKKLLIEFKKLENKFNKASLIRNEVGQMGRAISKYMLSGISNIASVNFNKITGRTERIEWSNEEKDKYAVYLVGHERKIAFEQLSGGEQVSVAIAIRGTMTEYFTNSKFMILDEPTNNLDSERKKLLAEYMGEILNNLEQSIIVTHDDTFREMAEKIIEL; encoded by the coding sequence ATGATAATTAAAAGAGTACAACTTGAAAATTATCGTTCTCATTCTAATATAACTGTTGAATTTACCAAAGGAGTAAACCTTATTTTAGGTAAGAATGGGAGAGGTAAAACTTCTATACTTGAAGCTATTAGTACAGTTATGTTTAATACTAAGGATAGAAGTGGTAAGGAAACAGGGAAAAGCTATATTAAATTTGGTGAAAAATCTTCAAAGGTAGATATAGATTTTATAGCCAATGATGGTAGAGAATATAATTTAAAAACTGAATTTTTTAAAACAAAACCTAAAAAACAAACTTTGAAAGATATGATAGGTTCTGAATATGATGGAGATATTCAAGAGAAATTAGAAGAACTTTGTGGAATAAAAAAAGGTTTTGAAGAAACTTATGAAAATATAGTTATTGCCAAGCAAAATGAATTTATAAATATTTTTAAAGATAGTGGAACCACAAGAGAAAAAACTTTTAATAAGATTTTTAATACTCAAATATATAAAGAAATGTATGATAGCTTTTTAAAAGAAGCTGTTGATAAATATAAAGAAAAAGTAAAAGATTTAGACAAAGAAATAACTTTTTTAAAAGAAAATATGGAAGATAAAGAGCAAATTACAAATTTTCTTAAAGTGGAAGAAATTATAAAAAATACTTTAAATAAAGATTTTTCTGAAACTACTGAGATAATAAATAAATTATCAAATGAAATAAAAGACTACGAAACAACAGAAATAGAATTAAATAATTTAATTAAAAATATTAAAGATGAAGAAAATAAAATAAAGAAATATTTAAATATTTTAAAAGAAAATATTGTTGAAGCAAAACAAGCTAAAAAATCAAAAATAATTGTTAAAGAAAATGAAAAGTCTTATCTTGAATACTTGGAAATTGAAAATAGATTAAAAAATTTAAGAGAAAATCTTGATAATTTATTGGAAGAGCAAAAATTAAATATTCAATATCAAAATAATATTGAAAAATTAGAACTATCTAATAAAAATTTTAAAGTTGATATTAGTAGTTTAGAAGAAAATATTTCTAAAAATTCTGAGAAAAAAGAAAATTTAGAAAGTGAAATATCTAATCTTAAAATTAAAGAAGAAAATTTAGATTTAAAATTAAAAAAATATATAATTTTGCTTGATGAATTAGAAAAATTAGAAGATTTTAAAGATAAAAAACTAGAAGATAAATTAAAGAAAACGACAGAAATTGACATTCTAAAAAAAGAATTAGTTTCTAAAAATGACTTATTTAAAACAATTACTATTGAGATAATTGAAAAAAAATTATCTGATTTTCAAGAACTTGAAAAAGAATTAAAACTTTTAGAAGAACAAAAAATTATTTTTGAAACTGAAATAAAAACTTTGAAAAAATCAAGTAAAGAACTGTCAGATAAAATTTGCCCTTTTTTAAATGAAAAATGCCAAAACTTAGAAGATAAAGAAACAGAAGATTATTTTTCTTCTAAAATTTCTATAAAAACAGAAGATTTAGGAAATTTGAAAAAAAACATAGAAGAAAAAATTCAAATTCTAGTTGAAAAAGAAATTTTTGAAGATAAGAAGAAGCAATATTTTGAACTTGAAAAATCTATAAAAGATTTAGAACTTTCTTTAAAAAATGAAGAGATTAATTTAAAAGAAATTGAATTAGATATTAAAAACTTGGATATGGATATTCAAAAACTCATTGAAAATCAAGAATTGCAAAATAGTCAAATGTTAAGAGAAAAGAAAAAAGAATTGGAAGTTGAGCTTAGAAATCTAAACTTAGATGAAAAAAGAGAAAATTTAAAAAATCTTCTTGAAAATTTGGAACTAGAAAAGGAAAAGATTTTAAAAAATCAAAACTCAATAGAAAGTAATTTAAAGGAAATTGATGACTATTCAAAGAAAATCAAAGAAGATACAAATAAAAATATTGAGAGCAAAAAATCAGAAATAAAAACTTTTGAAAATAAACTTGATGATTTAAAAAATCCTTATAATGAATATCTAAAAAATAATGTCTTGGCAGAAGACTTAGAAAATTTACTTTTAAAAGTAAATAAAAATATTAAAGAACTTTATTCTTTAAGGGCTGATAAGAATTTATTAAAAGAAAAAGTATCTGATTTAGAAGAAAAAATAAAAAATATAAAAATAGATGAACTTAAAGAAAAATATGATACTATTAAGGAAGAATTAAATGAAATCAATAAAAAATTAGGTTCATCACAAGAAAAAATTGAAAACTATAAGAAAATATTAGAAAAAATATCTTCACAAGAAGAAAAACAAAAAAAATTGCTTATTGAATTTAAAAAATTAGAAAATAAATTTAATAAGGCTAGTTTAATAAGAAATGAAGTAGGACAAATGGGTAGAGCTATTTCTAAATATATGCTTAGTGGTATTAGCAATATTGCAAGTGTTAATTTTAATAAAATTACTGGCAGAACAGAAAGAATTGAATGGAGTAATGAAGAAAAAGATAAGTATGCTGTATATTTAGTAGGCCATGAGAGAAAAATTGCCTTTGAACAACTATCAGGAGGAGAGCAAGTTTCTGTTGCGATAGCAATAAGAGGAACTATGACTGAGTATTTCACTAATTCTAAATTTATGATTTTAGATGAACCTACAAATAATCTTGATTCTGAAAGAAAAAAACTACTTGCAGAGTATATGGGTGAAATTTTAAATAACTTAGAGCAAAGTATAATAGTTACTCATGATGATACATTTAGAGAAATGGCTGAAAAAATAATAGAATTGTAG
- a CDS encoding metallophosphoesterase family protein has protein sequence MKIVHCSDLHLGKRLSGTKDYVTKRYMDFFNAFATFVDKVEEIKPDVCLIAGDIFDKKEINPDILSKTEYLFKRLRDNVKKDIIAIEGNHDNSRILEESWLEYLQEQNILKVFYYNKDFEEKNYLKIDDINFYPVGYPGFMIDEALTKLSEKLNPQEKNIVIVHTGISGGTNTLPGLVSTSILDLFKDKTIYIAGGHIHSFTTYPKEKPYFFVSGSLEFSNVQNEKSDKKGFILFDTDTLNYEFIELEHRKRIKKDFSYSNFSNLENEFENFVKELNLTGEEILVISVSLNNNDYINTESLENIAEKNGALKTHILIKNILNIGASEENNSDLSIDELEKNLINTWNISETEKFSKSFSRLKELFSNDDRDSFLELFDKTLEVNEDDN, from the coding sequence ATGAAAATAGTACATTGTTCAGATTTACATTTAGGTAAAAGGCTTAGTGGGACTAAAGACTATGTCACAAAAAGATATATGGATTTTTTTAATGCTTTTGCAACTTTTGTTGATAAGGTAGAGGAAATAAAACCTGATGTATGTTTGATTGCAGGAGATATTTTTGATAAAAAAGAAATTAATCCTGATATCCTTTCTAAAACTGAATATCTATTTAAAAGGCTAAGAGATAATGTCAAAAAAGATATAATAGCTATTGAGGGAAATCATGATAATTCTAGAATTTTAGAAGAATCTTGGCTTGAATATCTACAAGAACAAAATATTTTAAAAGTTTTTTACTACAATAAAGATTTTGAAGAAAAAAACTATTTAAAAATAGATGATATAAATTTCTATCCAGTAGGTTATCCTGGTTTTATGATAGATGAAGCTTTGACTAAACTTTCTGAAAAACTAAATCCCCAAGAAAAGAATATAGTTATAGTTCACACTGGAATTTCAGGTGGTACAAACACTTTACCTGGACTGGTTTCCACTTCTATATTAGATTTATTTAAAGATAAAACTATCTATATTGCAGGTGGGCATATACATTCATTTACAACTTATCCAAAAGAAAAACCTTACTTTTTTGTTTCAGGTTCTTTGGAGTTTTCTAATGTTCAAAATGAAAAATCTGATAAAAAAGGCTTTATCTTATTTGATACAGATACTCTAAACTATGAATTTATAGAGTTAGAGCATAGAAAAAGAATAAAAAAAGATTTTTCATATAGTAATTTTTCAAATTTAGAAAATGAGTTTGAAAATTTTGTTAAAGAATTAAATTTAACTGGTGAAGAAATCCTAGTTATTTCTGTATCTCTAAATAACAATGACTATATAAACACTGAAAGTTTAGAAAATATTGCTGAAAAGAATGGTGCTTTAAAAACACATATTCTAATAAAAAATATTTTAAATATAGGAGCTAGTGAAGAAAATAACTCTGATTTAAGTATAGATGAATTAGAAAAAAATTTAATAAATACTTGGAATATCTCTGAAACCGAAAAATTTTCTAAAAGTTTTAGCAGACTTAAAGAATTATTTTCAAATGATGATAGAGATAGTTTTTTAGAATTATTTGATAAAACTTTGGAGGTGAATGAAGATGATAATTAA